A window from Enterocloster bolteae encodes these proteins:
- a CDS encoding DUF2752 domain-containing protein, which translates to MASVISRIIGVITRQGFPCLFHLLTGLYCPGCGGTRAFRALLAGNLLLSIRYHPLVAYMAVVLTTELVSFGVSRAAKNPRYYLGHEKFLVYTGAAIALVNWVYKNYMLVVRGVDLLPLWPR; encoded by the coding sequence ATGGCATCGGTTATAAGCCGGATTATCGGTGTGATTACAAGGCAGGGATTTCCCTGCCTGTTTCATCTTTTAACAGGTCTTTACTGTCCGGGCTGCGGCGGCACCAGAGCGTTCCGGGCGCTGCTTGCGGGCAATCTGCTCCTGAGCATCCGGTACCACCCCCTGGTTGCCTATATGGCAGTGGTGCTGACGACTGAGCTGGTAAGCTTCGGGGTGTCCAGGGCAGCAAAAAACCCCAGATATTATCTGGGGCATGAGAAATTTCTGGTCTACACCGGAGCAGCCATTGCTCTGGTGAACTGGGTGTACAAAAATTATATGCTGGTGGTAAGAGGTGTGGACCTGCTTCCGCTCTGGCCGCGCTGA
- the secA gene encoding preprotein translocase subunit SecA has protein sequence MNLIEKVFGTHSERELKMIRPIVTKIESLRPEMMAMSDEELRDQTRIFRERLADGATLDDVLPEAFATVREAARRTLNMEHFPVQLIGGIVLHQGRIAEMRTGEGKTLVSTCPAYLNALKGKGVQIVTVNDYLAKRDAEWMGQVHRFLGMTVGVVLNDMTSEQRKEAYACDITYVTNNELGFDYLRDNMSIYKEQLVLRDLDYCIIDEVDSVLIDEARTPLIISGQSGKSTKLYEVCDVLARQLERGTVSKEFSKIDAIMGEEIEETGDFVVDEKDKVVNLTEQGVKKVEEYFHIENLADPENLEIQHNIILALRANNLMFRDKDYVVKDDEVLIVDEFTGRIMPGRRYSDGLHQAIEAKEHVNVRRESRTLATVTFQNFFNKYTKKAGMTGTAQTEEKEFRNIYAMDVIVIPTNRPMIRKDLEDAVYKTKKEKYKAVVDEVEKAHEKGQPVLVGTIAIETSELLSKMLTKKGIPHKVLNAKFHELEAEIVADAGIHGSVTIATNMAGRGTDIKLDEETKALGGLKIIGTERHESRRIDNQLRGRSGRQGDPGESRFYLSLEDDLLRLFGSDRLMAMFEAMGVPEGEQIEHKMLSNAIEKAQMKIESNNYGIREQLLKFDEVNNEQREVIYAERRKVLDGDNMRDLVLKMITDTVENAVDISVSDDQTPDKWDLQELNNLLLPVIPLKPVTLSDEQKKSMKKNELKHNLKEEAIKLYETKEAEFPEPEQIREIERVVLLKVIDNKWMAHLDDMDALREGIGLQAYGQRDPVVEYKMQGYEMYESMMASIQEETIRILFHIRVEQKVEREAAAKVTGTNKDASAPSAPKKRAEQKIYPNDPCPCGSGKKYKQCHGRIK, from the coding sequence ATGAACTTGATTGAAAAGGTGTTCGGGACTCACAGTGAAAGAGAACTGAAGATGATAAGGCCAATCGTGACAAAGATTGAATCACTGCGTCCCGAGATGATGGCCATGTCGGATGAGGAACTGCGTGACCAGACCAGAATCTTTAGAGAAAGGCTTGCAGATGGCGCCACTTTGGATGACGTTCTGCCGGAGGCATTTGCCACAGTCCGTGAGGCGGCAAGAAGAACTCTGAATATGGAGCATTTCCCAGTACAGCTGATTGGCGGTATCGTACTGCATCAGGGCCGTATTGCAGAGATGCGTACTGGTGAAGGTAAGACGCTGGTATCCACCTGTCCCGCATACCTGAATGCATTAAAGGGAAAAGGCGTTCAGATCGTAACGGTCAATGACTATCTGGCAAAGCGTGATGCTGAGTGGATGGGTCAGGTCCACAGATTCCTGGGCATGACCGTGGGTGTTGTACTGAACGACATGACAAGCGAACAGCGTAAGGAGGCATATGCCTGCGACATTACTTACGTCACAAATAATGAGCTGGGATTCGATTACCTGCGTGACAACATGTCCATCTACAAAGAGCAGCTGGTGCTGCGGGATCTGGACTACTGTATTATTGATGAGGTTGACTCCGTTCTGATTGACGAGGCCAGAACGCCTCTTATTATTTCAGGCCAGAGCGGCAAATCCACTAAGCTCTATGAGGTGTGCGATGTACTGGCCCGCCAGTTGGAGAGGGGCACTGTGTCCAAGGAATTCTCCAAGATTGACGCCATCATGGGCGAAGAGATTGAGGAGACCGGCGATTTCGTTGTGGATGAAAAGGATAAAGTGGTCAACCTGACAGAACAGGGCGTCAAGAAGGTGGAGGAGTACTTCCATATTGAAAACCTGGCAGATCCTGAGAACCTGGAGATTCAGCATAACATTATCCTGGCTCTGCGTGCCAACAACCTGATGTTCAGGGATAAGGATTATGTTGTAAAGGATGACGAGGTCCTGATCGTAGATGAATTTACAGGCCGTATTATGCCCGGCCGCCGTTATTCCGACGGACTCCATCAGGCAATCGAGGCAAAGGAGCATGTAAATGTGCGCCGCGAGTCCCGTACCCTGGCTACCGTAACATTCCAGAACTTCTTCAACAAGTACACCAAGAAGGCCGGTATGACAGGTACTGCCCAGACCGAGGAAAAAGAGTTCCGCAACATCTATGCCATGGACGTTATCGTCATCCCCACCAACAGGCCTATGATTCGTAAGGACCTGGAGGATGCTGTATATAAGACAAAGAAAGAAAAATACAAAGCAGTTGTGGATGAGGTGGAGAAAGCACATGAGAAGGGACAGCCTGTTCTGGTGGGTACCATTGCCATTGAGACTTCCGAGCTTCTGAGCAAGATGCTGACTAAAAAGGGAATTCCCCATAAAGTGCTGAATGCCAAGTTCCATGAGCTGGAGGCCGAAATCGTAGCAGATGCAGGTATCCACGGTTCTGTTACCATTGCCACCAACATGGCTGGCCGTGGTACGGATATTAAGCTGGACGAGGAAACCAAGGCACTGGGCGGTCTTAAGATTATCGGTACGGAGCGCCATGAGTCACGCCGTATCGACAACCAGCTGCGCGGACGTTCAGGACGTCAGGGAGACCCGGGTGAGTCCAGGTTCTACCTGTCCCTGGAGGATGATCTTTTAAGGCTCTTTGGTTCAGACCGCCTTATGGCTATGTTTGAGGCCATGGGTGTGCCTGAGGGAGAGCAGATTGAGCATAAGATGCTGTCTAATGCCATCGAGAAGGCACAGATGAAGATAGAGAGCAACAACTACGGTATCCGTGAGCAGCTCCTTAAATTTGACGAGGTCAACAATGAGCAGCGCGAGGTTATCTACGCAGAGCGCCGCAAGGTGCTGGACGGCGACAACATGCGCGATCTTGTACTCAAGATGATTACGGATACAGTGGAGAATGCAGTGGATATCTCCGTGTCCGATGACCAGACTCCGGATAAGTGGGATTTACAGGAACTGAACAACCTCCTTCTCCCGGTCATTCCTCTGAAGCCGGTAACTCTTTCCGACGAACAGAAGAAGTCCATGAAAAAGAATGAGCTTAAGCACAATCTGAAGGAAGAGGCCATCAAGCTTTACGAGACAAAGGAAGCTGAGTTCCCTGAGCCTGAGCAGATTCGTGAGATTGAACGCGTGGTTCTGCTGAAGGTAATTGACAACAAATGGATGGCGCATCTGGACGATATGGACGCACTGCGTGAGGGTATCGGCCTTCAGGCATACGGCCAGAGGGATCCGGTGGTTGAATATAAGATGCAGGGTTACGAGATGTACGAATCCATGATGGCTTCCATCCAGGAGGAGACAATCCGGATTCTGTTCCATATCCGTGTAGAGCAGAAGGTAGAGCGTGAAGCGGCTGCCAAGGTGACCGGCACCAATAAGGACGCATCTGCCCCAAGCGCTCCCAAGAAGCGTGCAGAGCAGAAGATATACCCCAACGACCCATGCCCATGCGGTTCCGGCAAGAAGTACAAACAGTGCCACGGAAGAATTAAATAA
- the prfB gene encoding peptide chain release factor 2 (programmed frameshift): protein MVELDNFKYTLSTYDKPLVEVGIHFDLDNKVRRIAELDKSMEEPGFWDEPEQSTRMVRESKNLKDEVDTYRALEQQYEDIQVMIQMGYEENDSSLIPEIEEMLEQFKETLENMRMKLLLSGEYDSNNAILRLNAGAGGTESCDWCSILYRMYCRWAESKGFKAHVLDFLDGEEAGIKSVTVQIDGENAYGYLRSEHGVHRLVRISPFNSAGKRQTSFVSCDVMPNIEEDIDIEVNPDDIRVDTYRSSGAGGQHINKTSSAIRITHFPTGIVVTCQNERSQFQNKEKAMQMLKAKLLMVKQEEQAAKAAGIRGDVKDIGWGSQIRSYVLQPYTMVKDHRTGEESGNVDAVLDGAIDNFISAYLRWMSLGCPDKNVREDEA from the exons GTGGTAGAGTTAGACAATTTTAAGTATACGTTATCGACGTATGACAAACCATTAGTGGAAGTG GGGATTCACTTTGACCTGGACAACAAGGTCAGAAGAATCGCGGAATTAGATAAGTCCATGGAGGAGCCTGGTTTCTGGGACGAGCCGGAACAGTCCACCAGGATGGTAAGGGAGTCCAAGAACCTGAAGGATGAGGTGGACACCTACCGGGCATTGGAACAGCAGTATGAGGATATCCAGGTAATGATTCAGATGGGATACGAGGAAAATGATTCCTCCCTGATTCCTGAGATTGAGGAGATGCTGGAACAGTTTAAGGAAACCCTGGAGAATATGCGGATGAAGCTTCTGCTCTCAGGGGAATATGATTCCAATAATGCCATCCTGCGCCTGAACGCAGGGGCGGGCGGAACCGAGTCCTGTGACTGGTGCAGCATACTTTACCGCATGTACTGCCGCTGGGCTGAGAGCAAGGGCTTTAAGGCCCATGTGCTGGATTTCCTTGACGGTGAGGAAGCGGGAATCAAATCTGTCACCGTGCAGATTGACGGTGAGAATGCATACGGATATCTGCGCTCTGAGCACGGGGTGCACCGTCTGGTGCGTATATCGCCCTTTAATTCCGCGGGCAAACGCCAGACCTCCTTTGTGTCCTGCGACGTTATGCCCAATATTGAGGAGGACATAGATATTGAGGTGAACCCCGACGATATCCGCGTGGACACCTACCGCTCCAGCGGCGCCGGCGGACAGCACATCAACAAGACGTCCTCAGCCATCCGGATTACCCATTTTCCAACAGGAATCGTGGTAACCTGCCAGAATGAGCGTTCCCAGTTCCAGAACAAGGAGAAGGCCATGCAGATGCTGAAGGCAAAGCTCCTTATGGTAAAACAGGAGGAACAGGCGGCCAAGGCAGCGGGCATCCGCGGGGATGTGAAGGACATCGGATGGGGAAGCCAGATACGTTCCTATGTGCTGCAGCCCTATACCATGGTCAAAGACCACCGTACAGGCGAGGAGAGCGGTAATGTGGACGCTGTGTTAGACGGGGCAATTGATAATTTTATCAGCGCCTATCTTCGCTGGATGAGTCTGGGATGCCCGGATAAGAATGTAAGGGAAGATGAGGCATAA
- a CDS encoding Tex family protein: MDIIKKLAEELNIGRHQAEAAVKLIDEGNTIPFIARYRKEATGSLDDEVLRNLDERLKYLRNLEDRKSQVIASIAEQEKLTPELELKIKEAQTLVAVEDLYRPYKPKRRTRAMIAKEKGLEPLADLISMQMTAEPVEKAAAGFVSEEKGVASVQEAIQGARDILAERISDNAAFRTYIRNITMNKGVIQSSAKDEKAQSVYEMYYNYEEPVKKAAGHRILALNRGENEKMLTVKILAPEEQILGYLEKQTIVRDNPYTTPILKEAAADSYSRLIGPSIEREIRSDLTEKAEEGAIKVFGKNLEQLLMQPPIVGRVVLGWDPAFRTGCKLAVVDSTGKVLDTVVIYPTAPQNKVEESRKILKDFIKKYNISLISVGNGTASRESEQIIVDLLKEIREQVQYVIVNEAGASVYSASKLATEEFPAFDVGQRSAVSIARRLQDPLSELVKIDPKSIGVGQYQHDMNQKRLGEALEGVVEDCVNKVGVDLNTASASLLEYVSGINKTLAKNIVAYREENGAFKSRKQLLKVAKLGPKAFEQCAGFMRITGGENPLDGTSVHPESYDAAGKLLEKLGYKPEELSGGGLLGISRKIKDYKRTAQDLGIGEITLRDIAGELEKPARDPRDEMPRPILRSDILEMKDLEPGMVLKGTVRNVIDFGAFVDIGVHQDGLVHISQMTDKYIKHPLEAVSVGDIVDVKILSVDLAKKRISLTMKGVK; encoded by the coding sequence ATGGATATTATTAAAAAACTGGCGGAAGAGCTGAATATCGGACGCCATCAGGCGGAAGCAGCCGTCAAACTCATTGATGAGGGAAATACGATTCCGTTCATTGCCAGATACCGGAAGGAGGCAACCGGCTCCTTAGACGACGAGGTACTGCGTAATCTGGATGAGCGGTTAAAATACCTGCGCAACCTGGAAGACCGCAAGAGCCAGGTCATTGCCTCCATTGCGGAGCAGGAGAAGCTGACCCCGGAGCTGGAGCTTAAGATAAAGGAGGCCCAGACCCTGGTGGCTGTGGAGGACCTTTACCGCCCCTACAAGCCCAAACGCCGGACAAGGGCCATGATTGCCAAGGAAAAGGGGCTGGAGCCCCTGGCCGACCTTATCAGCATGCAGATGACAGCTGAGCCTGTTGAGAAGGCGGCAGCCGGTTTTGTATCGGAGGAAAAAGGCGTGGCCAGTGTCCAGGAGGCCATACAGGGAGCCAGGGACATACTGGCAGAGCGTATTTCAGATAACGCGGCTTTCCGCACCTATATCAGAAATATAACCATGAACAAGGGCGTTATCCAGTCCTCAGCCAAGGATGAGAAGGCCCAGTCTGTCTATGAGATGTATTATAATTATGAGGAGCCTGTGAAGAAGGCTGCCGGCCACCGCATCCTGGCCCTGAACCGGGGCGAGAATGAAAAGATGCTGACTGTGAAGATTCTGGCTCCTGAGGAGCAGATTCTGGGGTATCTGGAAAAGCAGACCATTGTCAGGGACAACCCATATACCACGCCAATCCTTAAAGAAGCTGCAGCCGACAGCTACAGCCGCCTCATCGGCCCTTCCATAGAGCGGGAGATCAGAAGCGATTTGACGGAAAAAGCAGAGGAAGGCGCCATCAAGGTATTTGGAAAGAACCTGGAACAGCTTCTGATGCAGCCTCCTATCGTGGGACGGGTGGTCTTGGGCTGGGATCCGGCTTTCCGTACCGGCTGCAAGCTGGCGGTGGTGGACAGCACGGGAAAGGTGCTGGATACGGTGGTCATTTACCCCACAGCGCCTCAGAACAAGGTGGAGGAATCCAGGAAAATACTGAAGGATTTCATTAAAAAGTATAATATTTCCCTTATATCCGTGGGCAACGGTACAGCATCCAGGGAATCAGAGCAGATTATTGTGGATTTGCTGAAGGAAATCAGGGAACAGGTCCAGTACGTGATTGTAAACGAGGCAGGAGCATCCGTGTACTCTGCCAGCAAGCTGGCCACCGAGGAATTTCCGGCCTTTGACGTGGGCCAGAGGAGCGCGGTATCCATTGCCAGACGTCTCCAGGACCCGCTGTCTGAGCTGGTGAAAATTGACCCCAAGTCCATCGGCGTGGGCCAGTACCAGCATGATATGAACCAGAAACGTCTGGGCGAGGCGCTGGAAGGCGTGGTGGAGGACTGCGTGAACAAGGTGGGAGTGGATCTGAATACAGCATCAGCCTCCCTGTTGGAATATGTGTCCGGCATCAATAAAACATTGGCCAAGAACATTGTGGCCTATAGGGAAGAGAACGGGGCATTTAAGAGCAGGAAGCAGCTGTTAAAGGTGGCCAAGCTGGGACCAAAGGCATTTGAGCAGTGCGCGGGCTTTATGCGCATTACCGGGGGAGAGAATCCTCTGGACGGAACCAGCGTCCACCCGGAGAGCTATGACGCAGCCGGGAAGCTCCTGGAAAAGCTGGGCTATAAGCCTGAGGAACTGTCCGGAGGAGGACTTCTGGGAATCAGCCGGAAGATAAAGGATTATAAGAGGACGGCGCAGGATCTGGGTATAGGAGAGATTACCCTGAGAGATATTGCCGGAGAGCTGGAAAAGCCTGCCAGGGACCCCAGGGATGAGATGCCAAGGCCCATTCTCAGAAGCGATATTCTGGAGATGAAGGATCTGGAGCCGGGAATGGTGCTAAAGGGAACCGTGCGCAACGTCATTGATTTTGGCGCTTTTGTGGATATCGGCGTTCATCAGGACGGCCTGGTACATATCTCCCAGATGACAGACAAGTACATCAAGCACCCGCTGGAGGCTGTCAGTGTGGGCGATATCGTGGATGTAAAGATTTTGAGCGTGGATTTGGCCAAGAAGAGGATTTCACTGACCATGAAGGGCGTAAAGTAA
- a CDS encoding ACT domain-containing protein — translation MEDKSKYFVVKQKAVPEVLLKVVEAKKLLETERAITVQEATDKVGISRSSFYKYKDDIFPFYDNTKGKTITLVVQMDDEQGLLSDLLHVVAVYRANILTIHQSIPVNGVATLTLSVEVRENTGNVSSMIEELEVLDGIHYVKILARE, via the coding sequence ATGGAAGACAAAAGCAAATACTTTGTGGTGAAGCAGAAAGCCGTGCCGGAGGTTCTTTTGAAGGTTGTAGAGGCCAAGAAGCTTCTGGAGACAGAACGGGCCATTACGGTGCAGGAAGCCACGGATAAGGTGGGAATCAGCCGGAGTTCTTTTTATAAGTACAAGGATGACATATTTCCCTTCTATGACAACACCAAGGGGAAAACCATTACCCTGGTGGTGCAGATGGACGATGAACAGGGACTTCTCAGTGACCTGCTTCACGTGGTGGCTGTGTACAGGGCCAACATACTGACTATTCACCAGAGCATTCCGGTCAACGGCGTGGCAACGCTTACGCTGAGCGTGGAGGTAAGGGAGAATACAGGCAATGTATCCAGCATGATAGAGGAACTGGAAGTATTGGACGGAATCCATTACGTCAAAATACTTGCCAGGGAGTAA
- the tsaB gene encoding tRNA (adenosine(37)-N6)-threonylcarbamoyltransferase complex dimerization subunit type 1 TsaB: MRVLGIESSSLVASVALVTDDILTAEYTVDFKKTHSQTLLPMLDEIVKLLELDMDTIDAIAVAGGPGSFTGLRIGAATAKGLGLALKKPLVHVPTVDAMAYNMWGAEGLICPIMDAKRSQVYTGLYHTRDGLEVVMEQQPMDMRELAGLLNKKGERTIFLGDGVPVYKDIIREMLTVPHAFAPAQMNRQRAASVAALGMNALLDAEGCPGVRVVTAAQFTPDYLRKPQAERQREAEQSALGAAAKLPGDY; the protein is encoded by the coding sequence ATGAGAGTATTAGGAATAGAGAGTTCATCCCTGGTGGCCAGCGTGGCCCTGGTGACAGATGACATATTGACAGCAGAGTATACAGTGGATTTTAAAAAGACCCATTCACAGACCCTGCTTCCTATGCTGGATGAGATAGTAAAGCTTCTGGAGCTGGATATGGATACCATTGACGCCATAGCGGTGGCCGGCGGTCCGGGTTCTTTTACCGGGCTGCGCATAGGTGCCGCCACAGCAAAGGGACTGGGGCTGGCTCTGAAAAAGCCCTTGGTCCATGTTCCTACCGTGGATGCCATGGCATATAATATGTGGGGGGCAGAGGGGCTTATCTGTCCTATTATGGACGCAAAACGCAGCCAGGTCTATACGGGGCTATACCATACCAGGGACGGCCTGGAGGTGGTGATGGAGCAGCAGCCCATGGATATGAGGGAGCTGGCAGGACTTCTCAATAAAAAAGGAGAGCGGACCATATTTCTGGGAGACGGTGTACCTGTATATAAAGATATAATCAGGGAAATGCTGACCGTACCCCATGCCTTTGCACCGGCTCAGATGAACCGGCAGAGGGCTGCCTCCGTGGCTGCCCTGGGGATGAACGCGCTTTTGGATGCAGAGGGCTGCCCGGGCGTCCGGGTGGTGACGGCGGCGCAGTTTACGCCGGATTATCTGAGAAAGCCCCAGGCTGAACGCCAGAGAGAGGCGGAGCAGTCTGCCCTGGGGGCGGCCGCAAAGCTTCCGGGAGATTATTAA
- a CDS encoding DUF4190 domain-containing protein, whose protein sequence is MMNDTHNNQKPPSNKQGKNFTSSERLGTCSMIAGIIGIVCSLFYLPMSLAYNQTAMPTGLVCGVIGILLALMARNADMSPRKAFNARAIAGLVLSVIAITLTFFFFYALASYYEALSDPVTGPQINEFINRLQEQLNQQMQLPKTTGFIWF, encoded by the coding sequence ATGATGAATGATACTCATAACAACCAGAAACCGCCTTCCAACAAACAGGGAAAGAACTTCACGTCCTCCGAACGCCTGGGCACCTGTTCCATGATAGCAGGCATTATCGGAATCGTGTGCAGCCTTTTCTATCTGCCCATGTCACTGGCCTATAACCAGACCGCCATGCCCACAGGCCTTGTCTGCGGCGTCATCGGCATCCTCCTTGCCCTCATGGCCAGGAACGCCGATATGAGCCCCAGGAAAGCCTTTAATGCCAGGGCCATTGCAGGGCTGGTATTAAGCGTCATTGCCATCACCCTTACATTTTTCTTTTTCTATGCCCTGGCCAGCTACTATGAGGCTCTCAGCGACCCTGTGACCGGTCCTCAGATTAATGAGTTCATCAACCGTCTCCAGGAACAGCTGAACCAGCAGATGCAGCTGCCCAAAACCACCGGCTTTATCTGGTTTTAG
- a CDS encoding homoserine dehydrogenase: MIKTAVMGYGTIGSGVAEILDKNRDVIAGQAGQEVELKYVLDLREFQDSPVADKIVHDFKVIQQDEEVKIVVETMGGLNPAYPFVKACLMAGKHVVTSNKALVAAHGTELLAIARRKNVNFFFEASVGGGIPIIRPLYRCLMGERIEEITGILNGTTNFILTKMDKEGESFENALKEAQNLGYAERNPEADVEGHDTCRKIAILTAMATGKEVDYEDIYTEGITRITDIDFKYAEKMGTSVKLFGTSRIKDGRVLAYVAPVMINKTSPLYSVNDVFNGILVKGNMLGTSMFYGSGAGKLPTGSAVVADIIEAAQNLKRNVPMGWTGEKQAIESMDQAQFRYFVRVAGSYRNKEQDVKSAFGQVEVIELYGMDEFAFLTAQMTEGEFKKGAVSYDARERERSEYGIKQMIRAVL; the protein is encoded by the coding sequence ATGATTAAGACAGCAGTTATGGGGTATGGTACCATTGGTTCCGGCGTGGCGGAGATCCTTGACAAGAACAGGGATGTCATAGCAGGCCAGGCAGGACAGGAAGTGGAGTTAAAGTATGTTCTGGATTTAAGGGAGTTCCAGGACAGTCCGGTGGCAGACAAGATTGTCCATGATTTCAAGGTGATTCAGCAGGACGAGGAAGTGAAGATTGTGGTGGAGACCATGGGCGGACTGAATCCCGCTTATCCATTCGTGAAGGCCTGCCTTATGGCCGGCAAGCATGTGGTCACCTCCAATAAGGCCCTTGTGGCAGCCCATGGCACGGAGCTTCTGGCGATTGCCAGGAGAAAGAATGTGAATTTCTTTTTTGAGGCCAGCGTGGGAGGAGGTATCCCTATTATCCGTCCTCTTTACCGCTGTCTCATGGGAGAGCGCATTGAGGAAATCACAGGCATATTAAACGGAACCACCAACTTTATCCTGACCAAGATGGACAAAGAGGGGGAATCCTTTGAAAATGCCCTGAAGGAAGCCCAGAACCTGGGATATGCAGAGCGCAATCCGGAGGCGGATGTGGAAGGCCATGACACCTGCCGTAAGATTGCCATTCTCACAGCCATGGCAACAGGAAAAGAAGTGGATTATGAGGATATTTACACCGAGGGCATTACGCGGATTACGGATATCGACTTTAAATACGCGGAGAAGATGGGGACATCGGTGAAGCTGTTCGGAACCAGCCGTATAAAGGACGGCAGGGTTCTGGCCTATGTGGCTCCGGTGATGATCAATAAGACCAGTCCCCTGTACTCTGTGAATGATGTATTCAACGGCATCTTAGTAAAGGGCAATATGCTGGGGACCTCCATGTTCTACGGCAGCGGCGCCGGAAAGCTTCCCACAGGCAGCGCGGTGGTGGCTGATATCATTGAAGCGGCCCAGAATCTTAAAAGGAACGTGCCCATGGGCTGGACCGGGGAAAAACAGGCCATTGAATCCATGGACCAGGCACAGTTCAGGTACTTTGTCAGGGTGGCTGGTTCCTACCGCAATAAGGAGCAGGATGTTAAGAGCGCCTTTGGCCAGGTGGAGGTAATCGAGCTCTACGGAATGGATGAATTTGCTTTCCTAACCGCCCAGATGACGGAGGGAGAATTTAAGAAAGGGGCTGTTTCCTATGACGCCAGGGAACGGGAGCGGTCTGAATACGGTATCAAGCAGATGATACGTGCGGTGCTGTAG
- the tsaE gene encoding tRNA (adenosine(37)-N6)-threonylcarbamoyltransferase complex ATPase subunit type 1 TsaE, whose amino-acid sequence MVIETRKPEETYELGRKMGREAEPGQIVCLSGDLGVGKTVFTQGFAAGLGIEGPVNSPTFTILQQYEDGRLPLYHFDVYRIGDVSEMDEIGYEDCFFGDGVCLIEWPGLIEEILPEKVTWVTIEKDLEKGFDYRRISVEDRG is encoded by the coding sequence ATGGTAATCGAGACGCGGAAACCGGAAGAAACATATGAGCTGGGAAGAAAGATGGGAAGGGAAGCAGAGCCGGGACAGATTGTCTGCCTGAGCGGTGATTTGGGTGTGGGAAAGACTGTGTTTACGCAGGGATTTGCCGCGGGTCTGGGCATAGAGGGGCCGGTGAACAGCCCCACCTTTACGATTTTGCAGCAATATGAGGACGGTCGGCTTCCGCTGTACCATTTTGACGTGTACCGTATCGGTGATGTGAGTGAAATGGACGAAATCGGTTATGAGGACTGTTTCTTTGGGGACGGCGTCTGCCTCATCGAGTGGCCGGGCCTGATTGAGGAGATACTGCCTGAGAAGGTGACCTGGGTGACCATTGAAAAGGATCTGGAAAAGGGATTTGATTACAGGCGGATTAGCGTGGAGGATAGAGGATGA
- the rimI gene encoding ribosomal protein S18-alanine N-acetyltransferase, with amino-acid sequence MELIRGVRPMTGQDIEQVADLEQVCFSESWSENLIRMGLDSRLDTYFVYADHGTILGYAVLRILADEGEIQRIGVYPHYRRQGIARKLMDAMVTFARARGVRAIALEVRESNLGARNLYDSYGFRQEAVRKGYYHNPAEDAIIMWNRAI; translated from the coding sequence ATGGAGCTGATTCGCGGGGTTCGCCCCATGACGGGCCAGGACATTGAGCAGGTGGCGGATTTGGAGCAGGTATGCTTTTCGGAGAGCTGGTCTGAGAATCTGATACGCATGGGCCTGGACAGCAGGCTGGATACGTATTTTGTCTATGCTGACCACGGAACCATACTTGGATATGCGGTTCTGCGGATTCTGGCAGACGAGGGGGAGATACAGCGGATTGGGGTATATCCCCATTACAGACGTCAGGGAATCGCACGGAAACTCATGGATGCCATGGTGACTTTTGCCAGGGCCAGAGGGGTCCGGGCCATTGCCCTGGAGGTCCGGGAGAGCAACCTGGGAGCCAGAAACCTGTATGATTCCTATGGTTTCAGGCAGGAGGCTGTGAGGAAAGGATATTACCATAATCCGGCCGAGGATGCCATCATCATGTGGAACCGGGCAATATGA